One Eurosta solidaginis isolate ZX-2024a chromosome 1, ASM4086904v1, whole genome shotgun sequence genomic window, ACCGCTAGAAGTGAATGCAGCTGACCTGTCAACAAATGAGCCGCATTGTGGGCATGGTGCTCACGTAACAGTATTGAATCATCATGAACATGCACGAACTCCTACATCTCCTCAGCCCAACATATACAAGCACGAGAGGCACATTCATATGGGAAAGCAAAGACACGATTCAAATTCTGCGCATTTTAATCACAATCTGCAACAAACGAGAGGCTCGACTAACAAAAACCTAGACGATCCTGCCATAGAACGACAGAATCAAAAAGAAACTATTAAAACAGCTATTGACGCAACCCAAATTCCTTTGAGCTCAAGAGACGCCGCAAGCGTTGAAGCTCGATCAATGATTTCTAGTTTACCTGAGAGTGAGCTGCAAACGGTTATGGAGCTGATTAAACAACAAATGCAAACGTGTTGTGATGCATGCCGAGAACGCATTTTATCGAGCATTAAATCGAATATTCAAAATGCAAACGCAAGTGAAATAATAACCAAAGCGACTTCTTTAAAAATCGATTCCATAAAGGATGCAGAATTCGAGCAGTGGCTACGTGAAATGGAATTTAAAGGCTACGAttcaaaatatttaacaaaatcacATTATTGGGAATATTTAAATAGCGGTAAATTAACATTAACTGTGGAAAGTAATGAAGAAGCATCAGCTCAAGCGCAAAATGACAATAAGATTGCAAAGAAATCGAATGAATCATCCCAAACATTAAAACGATATGCTCAAAGCAATTCCGTCCTGAAGGTGGATGAGTCTAAAAgtcgaaataaaaaaatgggTAATCGAGCCAATGGTAAGGCATTTATGAAAGATGCGCCTAATCCCAATTATGTAATAAAAGATCATGCACATGTGGTAAATGATGAGTTGCATCACATAAAAGAGTATACAGTAGATGAAAGAGACCACACGCCCAACCTATATGCGTTGCGTGGCAAATTCAAACTTTCCAAACGACGGAATACTACAGATGCAATGGTTCTGACTacaccaaaaaaattaaatacaatgaCTAAGGAATCTCCAACtctcaacaacaaaaataatgtgAATACGACCAATTCGGGTAAAGCAGTTGAATTGTTGAGTTTGCTATACGATTTGGGGCCCACGGTGCAAACTGAAAATGGTAAACCTAAACAAATCTCCATGATGGTTATGCCGTTCCTTGAAACATCAACTAAGCAGACTGAGCAAGCAAATTTTCTTACCAGCACTAGCAATAACATGACCAGCGCTACAACAACTAAAACTCGAACGAAACGTCTGCGTTTGAGACGTAAGAAAGTAGAGCATACAGATCCAGCGACATGTACAGATCCGACACATTGTGTTTGAAAACGTTAGACTTTTAACTACGATTAGATATATTCGGTGcaaagtttatttttaatttaggaAATATATTTAAGTTTTAACTGTTATTTGTCTTATATTA contains:
- the LOC137238604 gene encoding defective chorion protein, FC177 isoform-like: LRLKDILNISKLLKKSKCGRHKRNSDYGTLQPIDAASLEELRKTYKDLKEITLKPDEDPAEALMRYNAASIREALEHANGEPLEVNAADLSTNEPHCGHGAHVTVLNHHEHARTPTSPQPNIYKHERHIHMGKQRHDSNSAHFNHNLQQTRGSTNKNLDDPAIERQNQKETIKTAIDATQIPLSSRDAASVEARSMISSLPESELQTVMELIKQQMQTCCDACRERILSSIKSNIQNANASEIITKATSLKIDSIKDAEFEQWLREMEFKGYDSKYLTKSHYWEYLNSGKLTLTVESNEEASAQAQNDNKIAKKSNESSQTLKRYAQSNSVLKVDESKSRNKKMGNRANGKAFMKDAPNPNYVIKDHAHVVNDELHHIKEYTVDERDHTPNLYALRGKFKLSKRRNTTDAMVLTTPKKLNTMTKESPTLNNKNNVNTTNSGKAVELLSLLYDLGPTVQTENGKPKQISMMVMPFLETSTKQTEQANFLTSTSNNMTSATTTKTRTKRLRLRRKKVEHTDPATCTDPTHCV